Proteins encoded within one genomic window of Syntrophorhabdales bacterium:
- the queA gene encoding tRNA preQ1(34) S-adenosylmethionine ribosyltransferase-isomerase QueA — MRTDEFDYELPKQLIAQVPKKERSGSRLLVLNRCDGTIEHSFFRDIHRYLRQGDVLVLNDTRVIPARLKARKQTGGLVHILLVERIDACTWSCLVEGIKKTADKVDVQIGSALAQVSCRDDFWQIHFVGVTADEVIGRYGTAPLPHYIKRGEEGAEALDAERYQTVYAESLGSIAAPTAGLHFTPELLNVISAMGVTIAKVTLHIGVGTFFLVKKEHIEEHSMHREYFSVKREIAELIRDGRRRGGRVFAVGTSAVRTLETLEQNCNGTAGMHDVAGNGDCNRSNNGHESGSDNGKLQGYTDLFIYPDYCFAAVDALITNFHVPRSTPLLLVSAFAGKENILKAYREALALSYRFYSYGDAMLIL; from the coding sequence ATGAGGACCGACGAGTTTGACTACGAGTTACCCAAGCAACTGATCGCGCAGGTGCCCAAGAAGGAGCGCTCCGGATCTCGTCTGCTCGTGCTCAATAGGTGCGATGGTACGATTGAACACTCCTTTTTCAGGGACATACACCGCTATCTGCGGCAGGGCGATGTACTCGTACTGAATGACACCAGAGTGATTCCTGCCCGTCTTAAGGCCCGAAAGCAGACCGGTGGATTGGTACACATACTGCTGGTCGAGAGAATTGACGCATGCACGTGGTCCTGTCTCGTTGAAGGGATTAAGAAAACAGCGGACAAGGTTGACGTGCAGATAGGCAGCGCTCTGGCACAGGTTTCGTGTCGGGATGATTTCTGGCAGATTCATTTTGTTGGCGTGACGGCTGATGAAGTCATAGGGAGATATGGAACTGCACCGCTTCCCCACTACATCAAGCGAGGCGAGGAAGGTGCAGAGGCGCTCGATGCCGAGCGATACCAGACAGTGTACGCCGAGAGTCTGGGTTCGATCGCCGCTCCCACTGCAGGTCTTCATTTTACGCCGGAACTTCTTAACGTCATCAGTGCCATGGGCGTGACCATCGCGAAGGTTACTCTCCACATAGGCGTGGGCACCTTTTTCCTTGTAAAGAAAGAGCATATTGAAGAGCATAGCATGCACCGTGAATACTTCTCTGTAAAGAGAGAAATAGCTGAGCTTATACGTGACGGCAGGAGGAGAGGCGGGAGGGTGTTTGCGGTTGGCACGAGTGCGGTGAGGACGCTTGAAACGCTGGAACAGAATTGCAATGGTACGGCTGGGATGCATGATGTTGCGGGCAATGGTGACTGCAACAGATCGAACAACGGCCACGAAAGTGGCTCTGACAACGGCAAGCTCCAGGGCTATACGGACCTCTTCATCTATCCAGACTATTGCTTTGCTGCGGTCGACGCTCTTATTACCAACTTCCATGTGCCCAGATCGACACCACTCTTGCTCGTTTCCGCATTTGCGGGCAAAGAAAATATTCTTAAAGCTTATAGGGAGGCACTGGCGCTCTCGTACCGGTTTTACAGCTACGGCGATGCCATGCTTATCCTATGA
- the tgt gene encoding tRNA guanosine(34) transglycosylase Tgt, translating into MKEDGSARLGALATAHGVIDTPVFMPVGTQGTVKASIHRDLREMGAQMILANAYHLYLRPGDLLIKEMGGIHKFAGWNRGVLTDSGGYQIFSLGVLREIKQDGVTFQSHVDGSKHFLTPERVIEVQENIGADICMSFDECVPYPSSYEYTEASVDLTTKWAERGKDAKKKSDSLLFGIVQGGSYEALRRRSATDLMAIGFDGYAMGGFSVGEPKSLMWQMADVVLEYLPKEKPRYLMGVGFPEDILEGVKRGIDMFDCVIPTRHARNGSLFTATGRINIKHARYAHDEQPIDAGCACYTCRTYSKAYLRHLFVSHELTSYYLNTLHNLFFYMTFLQNIRRSIADGTFQQFYEDFMSRWKGGD; encoded by the coding sequence TTGAAAGAAGATGGGAGCGCCCGCCTTGGGGCGCTTGCGACAGCTCACGGTGTAATCGATACCCCCGTGTTCATGCCGGTCGGTACCCAGGGGACGGTTAAAGCCTCTATTCACAGGGATCTGCGGGAGATGGGCGCGCAGATGATTCTGGCGAATGCCTACCACTTGTATCTCAGGCCGGGCGACCTGCTGATAAAGGAGATGGGGGGTATTCATAAGTTTGCCGGCTGGAACCGCGGAGTGCTTACCGACAGTGGAGGGTATCAGATTTTCAGCCTTGGAGTGTTGAGGGAGATAAAGCAGGACGGAGTGACGTTTCAATCGCACGTGGACGGGTCGAAACATTTTCTGACTCCGGAAAGAGTAATCGAGGTGCAGGAGAACATAGGTGCTGACATCTGTATGAGCTTCGATGAGTGCGTACCCTATCCATCGTCGTACGAATACACGGAGGCTTCGGTCGATCTCACCACAAAGTGGGCTGAACGCGGCAAAGATGCAAAGAAAAAGAGCGACTCTCTTCTTTTCGGGATTGTCCAGGGAGGCAGTTACGAGGCGCTGAGGAGGCGTTCAGCAACTGATCTTATGGCGATCGGGTTTGATGGCTATGCTATGGGCGGCTTCAGCGTTGGTGAGCCAAAGAGTCTCATGTGGCAGATGGCGGATGTCGTTCTCGAGTACCTGCCCAAAGAAAAGCCGCGGTACCTCATGGGAGTTGGCTTTCCGGAGGACATTCTTGAGGGCGTGAAACGCGGCATTGATATGTTTGACTGTGTCATCCCTACACGTCACGCGCGAAACGGCAGTCTCTTTACGGCAACGGGAAGGATTAACATCAAACACGCCCGGTACGCGCATGATGAACAGCCGATCGATGCCGGATGTGCCTGCTATACCTGTCGAACTTACTCGAAGGCCTATTTGCGCCATTTATTTGTGTCGCATGAGCTGACAAGTTATTATCTCAATACGCTCCATAATCTGTTTTTTTACATGACGTTTCTTCAGAATATAAGGCGGTCGATAGCGGACGGAACGTTCCAGCAGTTCTATGAAGATTTCATGTCGCGATGGAAAGGAGGTGATTAA
- the yajC gene encoding preprotein translocase subunit YajC translates to MNMAYAMGMQPGGGQSSQIMAFLPLILLFAVFYFLLIRPQQKRARTHKQFIENLKKGDKVVTSGGMYGTITGVTDDAVTIEVAEKVRIKVLKSAIADYAKGD, encoded by the coding sequence ATGAACATGGCGTATGCGATGGGTATGCAACCGGGCGGCGGACAGAGCAGCCAGATCATGGCATTTCTGCCCCTGATCCTGCTCTTTGCCGTGTTTTACTTTTTGCTGATACGGCCTCAGCAGAAGAGGGCGAGGACACACAAGCAGTTTATCGAGAACCTGAAAAAGGGCGATAAGGTTGTCACTTCGGGTGGCATGTATGGTACAATAACAGGCGTCACGGACGACGCAGTGACGATCGAAGTGGCGGAAAAAGTCAGAATTAAAGTACTCAAAAGTGCTATAGCAGATTACGCGAAAGGAGATTGA
- the rpsF gene encoding 30S ribosomal protein S6, with amino-acid sequence MRLYENIVIVAPDCSPEEQEEVLKRVQGSLERFGAEIVKVDDWGVRKLAYPIKGKDKGHYFFYLVNMEQGAVVGLEKFYRTMDLILRHMFVVADEKSQGLEKPPDQVLFSDTEGES; translated from the coding sequence GTGAGATTGTATGAGAATATCGTAATCGTGGCCCCTGACTGTTCCCCTGAGGAGCAGGAAGAGGTCCTGAAGAGGGTACAGGGCTCTCTAGAGCGATTCGGCGCTGAGATTGTGAAGGTCGATGATTGGGGTGTGAGGAAACTCGCCTACCCTATAAAAGGCAAAGACAAAGGACATTACTTTTTCTACCTTGTTAATATGGAACAGGGTGCGGTTGTCGGCCTAGAGAAATTCTACCGGACCATGGACCTCATTCTGAGACACATGTTCGTTGTTGCCGATGAAAAATCGCAGGGGCTTGAGAAGCCGCCGGATCAAGTGCTCTTTAGCGACACCGAAGGTGAGAGTTAG
- a CDS encoding single-stranded DNA-binding protein: protein MNKIFVSGSVGASPQVSYTPKGQKIVTFPIWVEEGGFSIDVVFAGEPTFSEATTRTGKRVLVAGALAAIKSQSRNLLKVRASKILAMEE from the coding sequence GTGAACAAGATTTTTGTCTCCGGGAGCGTGGGCGCAAGCCCGCAGGTATCGTACACGCCAAAAGGGCAAAAGATTGTCACCTTTCCTATATGGGTGGAGGAAGGGGGCTTCAGCATTGATGTGGTCTTTGCAGGAGAGCCAACATTTTCTGAAGCCACAACCAGGACCGGAAAACGAGTTCTTGTGGCTGGCGCTCTTGCAGCGATAAAGAGTCAATCCAGGAATCTCCTAAAGGTGAGAGCAAGTAAAATATTAGCGATGGAGGAGTAG
- the rpsR gene encoding 30S ribosomal protein S18, producing the protein MPRPEGGKKRIYVRRRVCRFCQDENIRIDYKDPKLLKHFITERGKIMPRRMTGTCANHQRKLREEIKKARQAALLPYTTVFH; encoded by the coding sequence ATGCCAAGGCCGGAAGGTGGAAAAAAAAGAATTTACGTCAGAAGAAGAGTTTGCCGGTTCTGTCAGGACGAAAATATACGTATTGATTATAAGGATCCGAAGCTTCTTAAGCATTTCATTACCGAGCGCGGAAAGATCATGCCCCGCCGGATGACGGGAACGTGTGCGAATCATCAGAGAAAGCTAAGGGAAGAGATAAAGAAGGCGCGTCAGGCGGCTCTCTTGCCCTACACCACTGTGTTTCACTAG
- the rplI gene encoding 50S ribosomal protein L9 — translation MKVILLENIDNVGKKGETHEVKEGFGRNFLIPRHLAIPATKGNLKNLQEHAKKLIDRKDRELKTAEATKQRLDEASITIKHKAGHDGKLFGSVTVKELAEAIKQALGIEIDRKSVRLDEPIKMTGAYTIDVHLDKGISAQVKVEVEQE, via the coding sequence ATGAAGGTCATACTGCTCGAAAATATCGATAATGTGGGGAAGAAAGGTGAAACACACGAAGTGAAGGAAGGGTTCGGGAGGAATTTCCTCATTCCTCGGCACCTCGCGATACCTGCGACGAAAGGTAATCTCAAGAATCTGCAGGAACATGCGAAGAAACTGATAGATCGCAAGGACCGGGAGTTGAAGACAGCTGAGGCGACCAAGCAGAGGCTGGACGAAGCTTCGATCACCATCAAGCACAAAGCGGGTCACGATGGTAAGCTCTTTGGATCTGTTACCGTCAAAGAGTTAGCCGAAGCGATAAAGCAGGCACTGGGGATCGAGATCGACAGGAAGAGTGTCAGGCTGGATGAACCCATCAAGATGACGGGCGCGTATACGATTGACGTCCATCTCGACAAAGGCATAAGCGCGCAAGTTAAGGTTGAAGTGGAACAGGAATAG